One genomic region from Desmonostoc muscorum LEGE 12446 encodes:
- the parA gene encoding ParA family partition ATPase, translating into MKIAVLNQKGGSGKTTVSIHLAHAFSMKGYRVLLVDTDPQGSTRDWAAARNGEAPFSVIGLDRPILHKELPKLAQGYDFVFIDGAPRVSDLTRSAIMAVDFVLVPVQPSPLDVWAVHEVVELVQEATIYKPDLTAAFLINRKIVNTALGREVTEVLEEYPFPVLKAQISQRVAFAECLNIGSTVLETAPKSAASDEVRAVVKEILQATEEANHGRN; encoded by the coding sequence ATGAAAATTGCGGTTTTGAACCAAAAGGGGGGCAGTGGCAAGACTACAGTATCCATCCATTTGGCTCATGCTTTTTCTATGAAAGGGTATCGAGTATTACTAGTTGATACTGACCCTCAAGGCTCAACCCGCGACTGGGCAGCAGCACGTAATGGTGAGGCTCCATTTAGCGTCATTGGTTTGGATCGTCCTATCTTGCACAAAGAATTGCCCAAACTAGCGCAGGGGTATGATTTTGTTTTCATTGATGGTGCGCCAAGAGTTTCTGACCTAACTAGATCAGCAATCATGGCAGTGGATTTTGTGTTGGTTCCTGTGCAACCATCTCCCCTAGATGTGTGGGCAGTGCATGAGGTAGTAGAACTGGTACAAGAGGCCACTATATATAAACCAGACCTAACAGCAGCATTTCTAATCAACAGAAAGATAGTGAACACTGCTCTTGGGCGAGAGGTGACGGAAGTTTTAGAAGAATACCCCTTTCCAGTGCTGAAAGCACAAATAAGTCAAAGGGTAGCATTTGCCGAGTGTTTGAATATTGGGAGTACGGTTTTGGAAACTGCCCCCAAAAGTGCTGCAAGTGATGAAGTACGAGCAGTTGTTAAGGAAATATTACAAGCAACAGAGGAAGCGAATCATGGCAGAAACTAA
- a CDS encoding plasmid mobilization protein, producing MAETKKSQKLSLKPSVQKTSVPEEAAAWVESRNGAEVPSTIVTEEVNNPKSKRVTFEVTEAQHQEIKIRATKKGMTIKEYMIALVEEELKR from the coding sequence ATGGCAGAAACTAAAAAATCACAAAAATTGAGTTTAAAGCCAAGTGTTCAAAAAACATCTGTTCCTGAAGAAGCAGCAGCATGGGTAGAAAGTCGCAATGGTGCTGAAGTGCCTAGCACTATAGTTACTGAAGAAGTTAACAACCCTAAAAGCAAGCGCGTTACTTTTGAAGTCACCGAAGCACAGCACCAAGAGATTAAAATCCGTGCTACTAAAAAGGGCATGACTATTAAGGAGTATATGATTGCTCTAGTTGAGGAGGAGCTAAAGAGATAA
- a CDS encoding PDDEXK nuclease domain-containing protein yields the protein MSDLTVNDGSYQQLLDRIGECLALGRQRAFEQVNSVLVETYWQIGRYIVEFEQAGKERAEYGSKLLQVLSRDLKAAYGKGFSRSNLQYMRLFYLNYENCQTLSGKLSWSHYTELLAISDDLARSFYEQQCIQDRWSVRELKRQKDSALFERVALSKDRAEILALAKDGQRIESARDVVKDPYVFEFLDLPDRNYRESELENRLIAELEKFLLELGKGFAFIGQQYRITLNNTHFFVDLVFYHRILKCFVLIDLKTQAVSHQDIGQMNMYLNYFRAEENMKDDNEPIGIVLARDKDEILVEYATGGISNQLFVSRYQLYLPDPEVLKQELRRLLEVNDG from the coding sequence ATGAGTGATTTAACGGTTAATGATGGTTCATATCAGCAGTTGTTAGATCGCATTGGTGAGTGTTTGGCGTTGGGGCGACAACGGGCTTTTGAGCAGGTTAATTCAGTTTTAGTAGAAACTTACTGGCAGATTGGGCGTTATATTGTCGAGTTTGAGCAAGCGGGCAAGGAACGAGCAGAATATGGCAGTAAGTTGTTACAGGTGCTTTCACGAGATTTGAAAGCTGCGTATGGTAAGGGGTTTAGCCGTTCTAATTTGCAGTATATGCGTCTGTTTTATTTGAACTATGAGAATTGCCAAACACTGTCTGGCAAATTGAGTTGGTCGCACTATACGGAGCTTTTAGCTATTTCCGATGATTTGGCGCGGTCATTTTATGAGCAGCAGTGCATCCAAGATCGCTGGAGTGTGCGGGAGTTGAAACGCCAGAAGGATTCGGCTTTGTTTGAGCGGGTGGCGTTGAGTAAGGATCGGGCGGAGATTTTGGCACTGGCTAAGGATGGGCAACGGATCGAGTCGGCGCGGGATGTGGTCAAAGATCCTTATGTGTTCGAGTTTTTGGATTTACCAGACCGCAATTATCGTGAGAGTGAGTTAGAAAATCGTTTAATTGCTGAGTTGGAGAAGTTTCTACTTGAGTTGGGCAAGGGGTTTGCATTTATTGGGCAGCAATACCGAATTACCTTAAACAACACGCATTTTTTTGTGGATTTGGTGTTTTATCATCGCATTCTCAAGTGTTTTGTCTTAATCGATCTGAAGACGCAAGCGGTGAGTCATCAGGATATTGGACAGATGAATATGTATCTAAATTATTTTCGCGCTGAGGAGAATATGAAGGATGACAACGAGCCAATAGGAATTGTGTTGGCGCGAGATAAGGATGAGATTTTGGTTGAGTATGCGACGGGTGGTATTTCTAATCAGCTTTTTGTGTCGAGATATCAACTTTATTTGCCAGATCCGGAGGTTTTAAAGCAGGAGTTAAGGCGGCTTTTGGAGGTAAATGATGGCTGA
- a CDS encoding sensor domain-containing protein encodes MLVALVGCAVGWLWVLGERVGLFDTAFGLFLYVIGNVFALMGLIWYFSKRLYQLDIKRLRAEEALSKEFQRAESALQQSSTRAKQLEIFMEIVPAAVWIAHDPQCHQVTTNLAAYTLTRRTPDLIMTATPATGEYPFQFKIQKSGQDIPPNELPMQFAGRMGQSIEADFEFVFDGSDVRFISGRSVPLLNDAGNVQEVIGVFWDDTNRKQVESALRQSEERFRLAIENIPDTFVIYDAQRRIQYINAFGVRRSGYSLEALIGHTDEEINPPFVTDAYLPILLRTVETRTLQTGECTINLPSSDPFTIVVTYVPLLNELGEISQILGITHDITERKRAESQLQQNAFYDALTGLPNRALFMERLKYALELALQQENYLFAVLFLDLDRFKVINDSLGHLKGDEFLLAVANRIKVCVRSQDTAARVGGDEFTILLEGILNASDAIQVAQRIQQELAFPFDLGGQQVFTTASIGIALSSTVDYDQPEDVIRDADTAMYRAKTQGKARYELFNPEMYASAVARLQLENDLRRAIEREEFRLFYQPIVSLTSGYIVSFEALVRWQHPKLGLLSPADFIPLAEETGLIVSIGYWVLYEATRQMQTWQVSHCSHSLKKISVNLSVKQFSQPDLTEQIRQILSETGLAPTSVVLEITESVIMENGAQATAILFQLRDLGIELSIDDFGTGYSSLGRLNSLPISILKIDRSFISPINASSKNLEIIEIIITLAHKLGVSAIAEGVETKQQLALLKKLNCESVQGYFFSEPLDSLAATALITANPQW; translated from the coding sequence ATGTTAGTAGCTCTGGTTGGTTGTGCCGTAGGGTGGCTGTGGGTCTTGGGGGAACGGGTGGGGTTGTTTGACACTGCTTTTGGATTGTTCCTGTATGTGATTGGCAATGTATTTGCCTTAATGGGATTAATTTGGTACTTTTCTAAGCGCCTCTATCAATTAGATATTAAGCGCCTGCGGGCTGAAGAAGCACTCTCTAAAGAGTTTCAGCGAGCCGAATCCGCTTTGCAACAAAGCTCAACCCGTGCCAAGCAGCTAGAGATTTTTATGGAGATAGTTCCGGCAGCAGTTTGGATTGCTCACGATCCACAGTGCCATCAAGTGACCACAAACCTTGCTGCCTACACACTTACACGAAGAACGCCAGATTTAATTATGACGGCAACTCCTGCTACTGGAGAATACCCCTTTCAGTTTAAAATTCAAAAATCTGGGCAAGATATTCCCCCAAATGAACTACCGATGCAGTTTGCGGGGAGAATGGGGCAGAGTATTGAGGCAGACTTTGAATTCGTCTTTGATGGCAGCGATGTGCGATTTATTAGTGGTCGAAGTGTGCCATTGCTCAATGATGCTGGCAATGTGCAAGAGGTAATTGGAGTTTTTTGGGATGACACTAATCGTAAGCAAGTCGAGTCGGCATTACGACAGAGTGAAGAACGATTCCGATTAGCAATAGAAAACATCCCTGATACATTTGTGATCTATGATGCCCAACGGCGCATACAGTATATCAATGCTTTCGGAGTTAGACGTAGTGGTTATTCTCTTGAAGCACTAATTGGCCACACAGACGAAGAAATAAATCCACCATTCGTCACAGATGCTTATCTCCCAATCCTGCTACGAACTGTGGAGACACGCACTCTGCAAACCGGAGAATGTACGATTAATTTGCCTAGTTCTGACCCTTTCACTATAGTTGTTACCTATGTGCCGCTTTTAAATGAACTAGGGGAAATTTCTCAAATTCTGGGGATTACTCATGATATAACCGAGCGCAAACGTGCAGAGTCACAATTGCAGCAGAATGCCTTTTATGATGCCTTGACAGGTCTACCAAACCGAGCCTTGTTTATGGAGCGATTAAAATATGCACTTGAGCTTGCTTTACAGCAGGAGAATTATTTATTCGCTGTACTGTTTCTCGACCTAGATCGGTTTAAGGTGATCAATGACAGTCTCGGACACCTAAAAGGAGACGAATTTCTGCTTGCTGTTGCCAACAGGATAAAAGTGTGTGTACGCTCACAAGATACAGCTGCACGGGTTGGGGGAGACGAATTTACAATCCTGCTTGAGGGAATCCTCAATGCGTCAGACGCTATACAAGTGGCCCAGCGCATTCAACAGGAACTGGCGTTCCCCTTTGATCTTGGGGGACAACAAGTGTTCACCACGGCAAGTATTGGCATCGCTTTGAGTTCAACAGTAGACTATGACCAACCAGAAGACGTGATCCGGGATGCTGATACGGCAATGTACCGAGCCAAAACACAGGGCAAGGCGCGTTATGAGCTATTCAACCCAGAAATGTATGCTAGTGCTGTAGCGAGATTGCAGTTAGAAAACGATTTGCGCCGAGCAATTGAACGTGAAGAATTTCGCCTTTTTTACCAACCGATTGTTTCGCTTACTAGTGGCTATATTGTAAGCTTTGAAGCGTTGGTGCGCTGGCAGCATCCAAAACTGGGTCTACTGTCTCCAGCAGATTTTATTCCTCTGGCGGAAGAAACTGGGTTAATTGTCTCTATTGGTTACTGGGTATTGTATGAGGCGACACGGCAAATGCAAACTTGGCAAGTGAGCCATTGTAGCCACTCACTAAAGAAAATTAGTGTCAATCTTTCTGTCAAACAGTTTTCCCAGCCGGATTTGACTGAGCAGATTCGGCAAATCTTGTCCGAGACTGGTCTTGCTCCCACCTCTGTTGTGCTAGAGATTACTGAAAGCGTAATTATGGAAAACGGCGCTCAGGCAACTGCTATACTCTTTCAACTTCGAGACTTGGGCATTGAGCTATCAATTGATGATTTTGGTACGGGTTACTCTTCACTAGGCCGTCTTAATAGTCTTCCAATTAGTATCTTGAAAATTGATCGCTCTTTTATTAGCCCAATCAACGCAAGCAGCAAAAATTTAGAAATTATTGAAATCATCATCACCTTGGCACACAAACTCGGTGTTTCGGCGATAGCTGAAGGCGTAGAGACAAAGCAGCAACTAGCACTTTTGAAAAAATTGAACTGTGAATCTGTCCAGGGATATTTTTTCTCTGAGCCATTGGATAGTTTAGCGGCAACGGCATTAATTACCGCTAATCCTCAATGGTAA
- a CDS encoding tyrosine-type recombinase/integrase, whose protein sequence is MTTTPPGRKPNKHYRSREYLTPTEVRSLLDAALNRPARYAHRDYTLMLMMFRHGLRVGEAVGVSCGLRWDAVMWGERQIFITREKGSDSGVHPLRDDELTLLKELREQFPDSKYIFVSERGQVMSTDAVRKLLGRLAVQAGLDIKVHCHMMRHACGYYLVNQGYNTREIQDFLGHRDIKHTEKYTKLNARRFLNFDWGDL, encoded by the coding sequence ATGACGACCACCCCGCCAGGACGTAAACCCAACAAGCACTACAGGTCTAGAGAATACCTTACACCAACTGAAGTGCGATCGCTACTTGATGCGGCACTTAATCGCCCTGCCCGTTATGCTCACCGTGACTACACGCTGATGCTGATGATGTTTCGCCACGGGTTGAGGGTGGGGGAAGCTGTAGGTGTAAGCTGCGGTTTGCGCTGGGATGCGGTGATGTGGGGTGAACGTCAGATTTTTATCACCAGGGAAAAAGGCAGCGATTCTGGGGTGCATCCCTTGAGAGATGATGAGTTAACTTTGCTCAAGGAACTTAGAGAACAATTTCCTGATAGCAAATATATTTTCGTTTCTGAACGTGGTCAAGTGATGTCCACTGATGCGGTGCGGAAGTTGCTAGGGCGGCTGGCTGTGCAGGCAGGACTTGATATCAAAGTTCACTGTCACATGATGCGCCATGCTTGCGGTTATTATCTGGTAAATCAGGGTTATAACACTAGGGAAATCCAAGACTTTCTGGGACACCGCGATATCAAACACACTGAAAAATATACCAAGCTGAATGCTCGACGGTTCCTGAATTTTGATTGGGGGGATTTGTAA
- a CDS encoding ParA family protein: MDFSKIRQALINLPNGASEPIVSSVFITELLKILGFDVTETIPGFSTGNGGNAVDYAVRKNSDNDTFIETKLNPYLLVEVKGRNINLHPKAAQYKSTVNQLKHYLLAPNCKTAQWGIIANGDYIQLFRKHGKVIYPATPCIEITADNLDKVISAIKQKIENPLKALTIAIYNNKGGVGKTTTTLNLAAMLTILGKRTLIVDFDPNQQDLTNSLGQKVKEDSLYSWLVNDTSKEIPKNLINSFTVSYKSGSVWQFDFIASDAKLKNLPEANLRQLINYGRLRQALESFKQQYDYILIDSPPNWVFYSQSAIYAADVVLIPTKHNSIYSLNNAATVIESFIPEIQNVRKDGGPIPLPIFYNGESITDPAKKTAEEAIDKIIEQAKSKKPNPIDLTPYFYPKTTSARKDLHIFDIPSYAHIAGAAFSHVPAVFKNKTACGHYLGLVREYFLQ; encoded by the coding sequence ATGGACTTTTCAAAAATTAGACAAGCGCTAATAAATCTTCCTAATGGAGCGTCCGAGCCGATAGTTAGTAGTGTATTTATCACAGAACTATTAAAAATACTCGGCTTTGACGTAACTGAAACTATTCCAGGATTTAGTACAGGAAATGGCGGCAATGCCGTTGATTACGCTGTTCGCAAGAACTCTGACAACGACACTTTCATTGAGACTAAGTTAAACCCTTACTTATTGGTAGAGGTAAAAGGCAGGAATATAAATTTACACCCAAAAGCTGCACAATATAAGTCAACAGTTAATCAACTCAAACATTATTTACTTGCCCCAAATTGCAAAACTGCTCAATGGGGAATTATAGCCAATGGCGACTATATCCAGTTATTTAGAAAACATGGCAAAGTTATCTACCCAGCAACCCCTTGTATAGAAATTACAGCAGACAACCTAGATAAAGTTATTTCGGCAATTAAGCAGAAAATAGAAAATCCGCTAAAAGCACTTACTATAGCAATTTATAACAATAAAGGCGGCGTAGGTAAAACTACAACCACACTCAATTTAGCCGCTATGTTGACGATCTTAGGAAAGCGAACGCTGATTGTTGACTTTGACCCTAATCAACAGGATTTGACCAACTCGCTAGGTCAAAAAGTCAAAGAAGATAGTTTGTATTCTTGGTTAGTAAATGATACTAGCAAAGAAATACCAAAGAATTTAATCAACTCATTTACAGTTTCATACAAATCTGGTTCTGTATGGCAATTTGATTTTATTGCAAGTGACGCAAAGCTTAAAAATCTCCCAGAAGCAAACCTGCGGCAACTTATAAATTATGGCAGACTACGACAAGCACTAGAATCTTTTAAACAGCAATATGACTATATTTTGATAGATTCTCCCCCAAACTGGGTATTTTATAGCCAGAGTGCAATTTACGCCGCAGATGTTGTTTTAATTCCCACTAAGCATAACAGCATATATTCTTTAAATAATGCAGCTACAGTTATTGAAAGCTTTATTCCCGAAATCCAAAACGTAAGGAAAGATGGTGGACCGATCCCCTTGCCCATCTTTTACAATGGTGAATCTATCACTGATCCAGCTAAAAAAACAGCAGAAGAAGCAATAGACAAAATTATAGAGCAAGCCAAAAGTAAGAAACCTAATCCTATTGATCTAACACCATACTTTTACCCTAAAACAACTTCGGCTAGGAAAGACCTTCACATTTTTGATATACCTAGCTATGCACATATTGCAGGTGCTGCATTTAGTCATGTCCCCGCTGTTTTTAAGAATAAAACAGCCTGTGGGCATTATCTGGGATTAGTAAGAGAATACTTTTTACAATAA
- a CDS encoding Rho termination factor N-terminal domain-containing protein, which yields MSVSNIGNLMCLSMDKINLEKGIDVPEFLVKASAKKLIESDGRNWVPVIVAEIEEDQYKVIGNSFVYAIAEEARLEKVWCIVTDNSERTLQLTKFLTGESVAKINLSTASRDEIQAALQYLIEKPNSQMAGVNLSIATNRIEDAPRKSWTTLEPITKLKCGITKGKKLDALKEVFYLTPQSKPEVVLPEAAKPEAATYINLSSLTLTQLKDMAKKQGVSGFGKKKKQELVALLMAS from the coding sequence ATGAGCGTCAGCAACATTGGGAATTTGATGTGCCTTTCGATGGATAAAATCAATCTGGAGAAAGGTATTGATGTGCCAGAGTTTTTAGTTAAAGCATCTGCAAAAAAATTAATTGAGTCAGATGGACGTAATTGGGTTCCAGTAATTGTTGCAGAAATTGAGGAAGATCAGTATAAAGTTATCGGCAACTCATTTGTTTATGCGATTGCTGAAGAAGCTCGACTAGAAAAGGTTTGGTGCATTGTCACAGATAACAGTGAACGAACACTTCAGTTGACTAAATTTCTTACTGGTGAATCTGTAGCTAAAATCAATCTTTCAACCGCAAGCAGAGATGAAATTCAGGCAGCTTTGCAGTACCTTATTGAGAAGCCTAACAGTCAAATGGCTGGTGTAAATCTGTCGATTGCTACTAATCGTATTGAAGATGCCCCGCGTAAATCTTGGACAACCTTAGAGCCAATTACAAAGCTAAAGTGTGGCATAACCAAAGGAAAGAAGCTAGACGCACTTAAAGAGGTTTTTTATCTTACTCCTCAATCAAAACCAGAAGTTGTTTTACCAGAAGCTGCTAAACCAGAAGCTGCTACATATATTAATTTGAGTAGCTTGACACTTACACAACTCAAAGATATGGCTAAAAAACAAGGGGTTTCTGGATTCGGTAAGAAGAAAAAGCAAGAGTTAGTTGCTCTGCTAATGGCTAGTTAA
- a CDS encoding primase-like DNA-binding domain-containing protein, producing MVAILKGHETVGGSVMPGAFASFDIRNFQDQLEPSKAKDKFICPVCGGNDLSIVPETGKYRCFNGCECKHVREAIKPWAEVVAERAGANYTPSLNRLAAKPKRILPKPAPIPDGELGLVMLTSTVTDIPQPKKLTSRPPKDVEGSATETIYPYSESQWVVRYQWPDANKEKGYSKTFRQWHRLSDGTPQMKKGDKPWGAYRIDEAIAAAKSVTGTPALLQHEGEGCVEVGRSHGLAGITFQGSGWDKKTITSEYQRAIEAGIGLIVFLHDPDDTGLKKLQTCSECAAEVGIAFIGISPNSICPDLPYKSSDIKEILGQMETPEFIRRLEQEIHAAVAERKQAERSLELAESETLEKEVTEKSNFSIDIDPADPEAFYKSVCQSMNLPYSNCVTAGTFDGWAYRKIFPKTEWMVVNSSFYKWSQENNQWQHQDDNKAYKLLADAGESAYKLSYTKTFGWRITKPYETNAHKESAFKYCRSRLEPAEPLPTNTHLLGFNNCVVDLRTGEEMLHRKDFYLTNIIPHDYEANKPCPEVFLKFITESFGSELVEVIRAFTSMFLDPTAPYGRFPHLIGLSGGGKGTLGRFWSSLFGESGSSSATHFADISTPEGRHQYLSGKRIFGFPDVGGYAEGVRAFYELVDNGPMSGRALFNPVAYSIQWYIRFWVASVSHLQIENAGDGWMRRAYPIPVKNRDVTPDPDLWLKLQEVKSDIISWALAMPRAERDRILLSPPSSDRAKNLALEASLYGDSTKSFVDLCLRPSTTETFIPQSRLHSWYVLYCREHGYAPLGMSKFISHLKTVLPHNFKERSWTPTVNGKRERIQSHFAFIEPLAGVFEMKVPEGPPDSSLSRAEFWYCFKDKCLEGGIEEFDEFFHPIKTPEPLHSLPVHPVHPLNTPRFDPGQAESLTQQGCPPCPIVLPQELALQKKDEENNESEVNQFVDVIDNPSVPLDFVDNLDSLAVTGFEPVQEVNLAENSLDSQDSHPVTGFSPRQDGELINARESELSRPSVKVGDKVEFFNDSVRKWQVGIIKSVQLMSSYFCSATIEYRGNKCKVCQLEIFRSDWIKFLH from the coding sequence ATGGTAGCCATTTTAAAAGGACACGAAACCGTTGGCGGCTCCGTTATGCCAGGGGCGTTCGCCTCCTTCGACATCCGAAATTTTCAAGATCAGCTAGAGCCTTCCAAAGCTAAAGATAAGTTTATTTGTCCAGTTTGTGGCGGGAATGACTTATCTATTGTCCCAGAAACCGGGAAGTACAGATGCTTTAACGGCTGTGAGTGTAAACACGTCAGAGAGGCAATTAAACCCTGGGCTGAAGTGGTGGCAGAAAGGGCAGGGGCTAATTACACTCCGTCCCTAAACCGTTTGGCTGCGAAGCCTAAGAGAATCTTGCCCAAACCAGCACCAATTCCAGATGGTGAATTAGGTTTGGTGATGTTGACCTCTACTGTAACAGATATACCCCAACCGAAAAAGTTAACGAGTAGACCACCAAAAGATGTTGAGGGCAGTGCCACCGAAACAATTTATCCTTACTCAGAGTCGCAATGGGTGGTTCGCTACCAGTGGCCAGATGCGAATAAGGAGAAAGGTTACAGCAAGACCTTTCGGCAATGGCATAGGCTTTCAGATGGCACACCCCAAATGAAAAAAGGCGATAAACCTTGGGGAGCATATCGCATTGATGAAGCGATCGCTGCTGCTAAATCTGTGACAGGAACCCCGGCACTACTCCAGCATGAAGGCGAGGGATGCGTAGAAGTTGGTCGCTCACATGGTCTTGCTGGAATTACGTTTCAGGGCAGTGGATGGGATAAGAAAACAATTACCTCGGAATATCAACGCGCAATTGAAGCAGGCATAGGATTAATCGTTTTTCTGCATGACCCCGATGACACTGGCTTGAAAAAACTCCAGACGTGTTCTGAATGTGCTGCCGAAGTAGGAATTGCATTTATTGGAATTAGCCCCAATAGCATCTGCCCCGATTTACCATATAAATCGAGCGACATTAAAGAAATTTTGGGGCAAATGGAAACACCAGAATTTATCCGCAGGTTAGAGCAGGAGATTCACGCAGCTGTAGCAGAGCGAAAGCAAGCAGAGCGATCGCTTGAGTTGGCAGAATCCGAAACTCTTGAAAAAGAAGTTACGGAAAAATCTAATTTCAGTATAGATATTGACCCAGCAGACCCGGAGGCATTCTACAAATCCGTCTGCCAATCCATGAATTTACCCTACTCTAACTGCGTGACGGCGGGTACTTTTGATGGCTGGGCTTACCGAAAAATCTTTCCGAAAACTGAATGGATGGTAGTAAATTCATCCTTTTACAAGTGGTCACAAGAGAATAACCAATGGCAGCACCAAGATGATAATAAAGCTTACAAGCTCCTCGCTGACGCTGGAGAATCCGCTTACAAGCTCTCTTACACAAAGACATTTGGCTGGAGAATAACCAAGCCTTACGAAACTAACGCACACAAGGAATCTGCCTTTAAATATTGCCGCAGTCGCTTAGAACCAGCAGAACCACTGCCAACCAATACTCATTTATTAGGGTTTAACAATTGTGTTGTTGATTTGCGAACTGGTGAAGAAATGCTTCATCGCAAAGATTTTTACCTCACTAATATTATTCCCCACGATTACGAAGCCAACAAACCATGCCCAGAAGTTTTTCTGAAATTTATAACTGAGAGCTTTGGGTCAGAATTGGTTGAAGTGATTCGGGCGTTCACGAGTATGTTTTTAGACCCAACTGCCCCTTATGGTCGGTTTCCCCACTTAATTGGCTTAAGTGGTGGGGGCAAGGGGACATTGGGAAGGTTTTGGAGTAGTTTGTTTGGCGAGTCCGGCTCTAGTAGCGCCACACATTTTGCGGATATTTCTACACCGGAAGGACGGCATCAATATTTAAGTGGAAAGCGGATATTTGGATTCCCTGACGTAGGAGGTTATGCCGAAGGAGTCCGAGCTTTTTACGAATTAGTTGACAATGGGCCAATGAGCGGACGCGCTTTATTCAATCCAGTCGCTTATTCAATTCAGTGGTACATTCGGTTTTGGGTTGCCTCTGTAAGTCATCTACAGATCGAAAATGCTGGCGACGGCTGGATGCGTCGAGCTTACCCAATTCCAGTAAAAAACCGAGATGTGACTCCTGACCCCGACTTGTGGTTGAAGCTACAAGAGGTGAAGTCGGACATCATTTCTTGGGCTTTAGCAATGCCACGAGCAGAACGCGATCGCATTTTGTTATCGCCTCCTTCTTCAGATCGGGCGAAGAATCTGGCGCTAGAGGCATCTTTGTACGGGGACTCTACCAAATCCTTTGTAGACTTGTGCTTACGCCCCTCAACGACCGAAACATTTATCCCACAAAGTCGTTTACACAGTTGGTATGTACTTTACTGCCGGGAACATGGTTATGCTCCTTTGGGGATGTCCAAATTTATTAGCCATTTAAAAACAGTCTTGCCCCACAACTTCAAGGAACGTAGCTGGACACCCACGGTCAACGGAAAGCGTGAAAGAATTCAGTCCCACTTTGCATTCATTGAACCACTGGCTGGGGTATTTGAGATGAAAGTACCGGAGGGGCCACCGGATTCTTCACTTTCCAGGGCGGAATTTTGGTATTGCTTTAAAGATAAATGCCTTGAAGGGGGAATAGAGGAATTTGATGAGTTTTTTCATCCGATAAAAACGCCAGAACCCTTACACAGCTTACCTGTCCACCCTGTCCACCCACTAAATACCCCTCGTTTTGACCCTGGACAGGCTGAAAGCCTTACACAGCAGGGCTGTCCACCCTGTCCAATTGTCCTCCCCCAAGAATTAGCATTGCAAAAAAAAGATGAGGAAAATAATGAAAGTGAAGTTAATCAATTCGTTGATGTAATTGATAACCCTTCAGTCCCCCTAGACTTTGTGGACAATCTGGACAGCCTTGCTGTGACTGGGTTTGAGCCTGTCCAGGAAGTAAATCTTGCTGAAAACTCTTTGGACAGCCAGGACAGCCATCCTGTGACTGGGTTTTCTCCTCGACAAGATGGTGAATTGATAAATGCACGAGAAAGCGAATTATCTCGCCCGTCAGTGAAAGTTGGGGATAAAGTTGAGTTTTTCAACGACAGTGTTCGCAAGTGGCAAGTCGGAATCATTAAGAGCGTTCAACTAATGTCTTCATATTTTTGTAGCGCAACAATTGAGTATCGAGGCAATAAGTGTAAAGTATGTCAATTAGAAATCTTCAGAAGTGATTGGATAAAATTTCTGCATTAG
- a CDS encoding ribbon-helix-helix protein, CopG family yields MNSVDSMVDRRRSEDYRQLSGHVPVPLYRKFKATCAERDVNQSEALEQALALWIEQPAKQDGAA; encoded by the coding sequence ATGAACTCAGTAGATTCGATGGTTGATAGACGACGGAGCGAAGATTATAGGCAGTTAAGCGGTCATGTGCCAGTTCCCTTGTATCGAAAATTCAAGGCGACATGTGCTGAACGAGATGTAAACCAAAGTGAGGCCCTCGAACAAGCGCTCGCACTTTGGATAGAACAACCTGCAAAGCAAGATGGTGCCGCATGA